From the genome of Bacteroidota bacterium, one region includes:
- a CDS encoding protein-L-isoaspartate(D-aspartate) O-methyltransferase produces MLNDTYKHKGLRKKLVEELRRKGIVDENVLKAVDTIPRHLFMDTIFLEYAAYEDKAFPIGAGQTISQPYTVAFQTELLQLKKGEKVLEIGTGSGYQTAVLCEMGVKVFTIERQKELYDKTKVFLPTLNYTPKFFYGDGYKGLPAFAPFDKIIVTAGAPFIPEDLIKQLKVGGRMVIPVGAGDVQTMTLLQKKSDTEITKQELGEFRFVPLLEQKQ; encoded by the coding sequence ATGCTAAACGATACATATAAACATAAAGGATTACGAAAGAAACTTGTTGAAGAGTTAAGGCGGAAAGGTATAGTAGATGAAAATGTACTGAAGGCAGTAGATACAATACCTCGCCATTTGTTTATGGACACCATATTTTTAGAATATGCTGCATACGAAGACAAAGCTTTTCCGATAGGGGCAGGACAAACAATTTCGCAGCCCTACACAGTTGCCTTTCAAACCGAACTATTGCAGTTAAAGAAAGGAGAAAAAGTATTAGAAATAGGAACTGGTTCTGGTTATCAAACGGCTGTTTTGTGCGAGATGGGAGTTAAAGTTTTTACTATAGAACGACAAAAAGAATTGTACGATAAAACAAAAGTATTTTTACCAACGTTAAATTATACTCCCAAGTTCTTTTATGGCGATGGATACAAAGGTCTTCCGGCTTTTGCTCCGTTTGATAAAATTATAGTTACCGCTGGTGCGCCTTTTATTCCGGAAGATTTGATTAAGCAGTTAAAAGTAGGAGGCCGGATGGTTATTCCAGTTGGTGCAGGAGATGTGCAAACAATGACATTGTTACAAAAAAAATCAGATACGGAAATTACTAAGCAAGAATTGGGCGAATTCCGCTTTGTGCCTTTATTAGAGCAAAAACAATAG
- a CDS encoding Gfo/Idh/MocA family oxidoreductase — MSKLKIGVIGAGHLGKIHIKLIKEIANYELVGFYDVDENAVSKVVSEYGVTHFPIVDDLIDACDVLDIVTPTIFHHQYAVKALKKSKHLFIEKPLTHTLIEGKSLLKLAKEANVKVQIGHVERFNPAFVAAVPYVDNPLFIESHRLAQFNPRGTDVSVVLDLMIHDIDIILSLVKANIKRISASGVAVVSETPDIANVRLEFDNGCVANLTASRLSMKNMRKTRLFQKDAYLSIDFLEKTTDIIRLKKLEGEADPLAITIDLPNNRGVKQIYFEKPECKEINAIKEELTALAYAINNDTQTAVTIEDGYKALDIAFKIIEKLNLTSDFVTNDTISN; from the coding sequence ATGAGTAAGCTAAAAATAGGCGTTATTGGTGCCGGTCATTTAGGTAAAATACATATCAAACTTATTAAAGAAATAGCCAATTATGAATTAGTAGGCTTTTATGATGTGGACGAAAATGCCGTAAGCAAAGTGGTTTCGGAATATGGAGTTACTCATTTTCCAATTGTTGATGATTTAATTGATGCGTGCGATGTGTTAGATATTGTTACCCCTACAATTTTTCATCATCAATATGCTGTTAAAGCGCTAAAAAAAAGCAAACATTTATTTATAGAAAAACCACTAACACATACCTTGATTGAAGGTAAATCGCTCTTAAAATTAGCAAAAGAAGCTAATGTAAAAGTACAAATTGGGCACGTAGAACGATTCAATCCGGCTTTTGTAGCTGCAGTTCCTTACGTTGATAATCCATTATTTATTGAGTCGCACAGACTAGCTCAATTTAATCCCAGGGGAACCGATGTGTCTGTGGTGTTAGATTTAATGATACACGATATTGATATTATTTTAAGCTTAGTGAAAGCAAATATTAAACGAATAAGTGCTAGTGGTGTAGCTGTTGTTAGCGAAACGCCCGATATTGCTAATGTTCGCTTGGAATTTGACAATGGTTGTGTTGCCAATCTTACAGCAAGCAGATTATCGATGAAAAACATGAGAAAAACTCGTCTTTTTCAAAAAGATGCTTATTTATCTATCGATTTTTTAGAAAAAACAACCGATATTATTCGATTAAAGAAATTGGAAGGAGAGGCAGACCCACTTGCAATAACAATAGATTTGCCTAACAACAGAGGTGTAAAACAAATATATTTTGAAAAACCAGAGTGCAAAGAAATAAATGCCATAAAAGAAGAGCTAACAGCACTTGCTTATGCAATAAATAACGACACGCAAACAGCTGTAACCATTGAGGATGGATATAAAGCACTCGATATTGCATTCAAAATAATAGAAAAATTGAATTTAACATCTGATTTTGTAACCAACGATACAATATCTAATTAA
- a CDS encoding sugar transferase has product MNKTIQIIKYLVSDFIAAAFAWTLFHIYRKTYIEPEKFGLEIPLNFDKKFWISLFIISFSWILLYYLVGSYRTIYRKSRLKEMGQTIVTSLIGVVIIFFMLLLDDEVVSYKTYYRSFVTLLSLHLLFTILLRLILTTRTNHKLQNRVIGFNTLLIGSNENAWKLFNELESQPKSAGNKFIGFIHIDNKNGFSSHLKEKLPHLGELNDVHRIINEYAVEEVIIALESSEHDNIGKIINEVDDAGVIIKIIPDMYDILSGTVKMNSIFGAPLIEISREIMPVWQQSAKRLFDVTFSLLVLIIGFPFYLIIAILVKTSSKGPIFYSHERIGIHGKPFMILKFRSMYVDAEKMGPALSSKNDSRITPFGKFMRKSRIDELPQFLNVLKGDMSIVGPRPERQYYIDLITKKAPHYKHLHKVRPGITSWGQVKYGYAENVDEMVMRLKYDLIYIEDMSLYVDIKILIYTILIVLQGRGK; this is encoded by the coding sequence ATGAATAAAACCATACAAATAATAAAATATTTAGTAAGCGATTTTATTGCTGCGGCATTTGCTTGGACACTGTTTCATATATACAGAAAAACATATATCGAGCCCGAAAAATTTGGGCTTGAAATACCACTAAATTTTGACAAAAAATTCTGGATAAGCTTATTTATTATTTCTTTTTCTTGGATTTTGTTGTACTACCTAGTTGGCTCCTATCGCACTATATACAGGAAGTCTAGATTAAAAGAGATGGGACAAACAATAGTTACATCTCTTATTGGAGTTGTAATTATTTTTTTCATGTTATTATTAGATGATGAAGTTGTTTCCTATAAAACATATTACAGGTCTTTTGTAACATTGCTAAGCTTACACCTACTATTTACAATTCTTTTAAGATTAATACTTACCACTCGAACAAACCATAAGCTTCAGAATAGAGTTATCGGATTCAACACCTTATTGATTGGTAGCAACGAAAATGCATGGAAATTATTTAATGAATTGGAGTCTCAACCTAAATCTGCAGGAAATAAATTTATTGGATTTATTCACATTGACAATAAAAATGGGTTTTCTAGCCATTTAAAAGAGAAACTACCGCATTTAGGAGAACTGAACGATGTACACAGAATTATAAATGAATATGCGGTAGAAGAAGTAATTATCGCGCTTGAATCATCAGAGCATGATAATATTGGTAAAATAATAAACGAAGTAGATGATGCAGGCGTTATTATCAAAATAATTCCTGATATGTACGATATCCTTTCTGGAACGGTGAAAATGAACTCCATTTTTGGCGCACCACTTATTGAAATATCAAGGGAAATAATGCCTGTATGGCAACAGTCTGCAAAAAGATTGTTTGATGTTACATTCTCTTTACTAGTTTTAATTATTGGATTCCCGTTTTACTTAATTATTGCCATTCTCGTTAAAACATCTTCTAAAGGACCTATCTTTTATAGTCACGAACGGATTGGTATACATGGCAAACCGTTTATGATACTAAAATTTAGATCGATGTATGTAGATGCCGAAAAAATGGGACCGGCACTATCAAGTAAAAACGATTCTCGCATTACACCTTTCGGAAAATTTATGCGAAAAAGCCGTATTGATGAGCTTCCGCAATTTTTAAACGTTTTAAAGGGAGACATGTCTATAGTGGGCCCACGACCAGAAAGACAATATTACATTGACTTAATAACTAAAAAAGCCCCTCATTATAAGCACTTACACAAAGTACGCCCTGGCATTACATCGTGGGGGCAAGTAAAATATGGATATGCCGAAAATGTAGATGAAATGGTAATGCGCTTAAAATATGATTTAATTTACATCGAAGACATGTCGTTGTATGTAGATATAAAAATTTTGATTTACACCATTCTTATTGTTCTACAGGGAAGAGGGAAATAA
- a CDS encoding ABC transporter ATP-binding protein: MIEAKNIQKRYNSLQILKGVDVTIKKGEIVSIVGASGAGKTTLLQILGTLDKADAGRITINNVEVNTLSDKKLAAFRNKNIGFIFQFHQLLPEFTAIENICIPAYIGGVSKKDAELKAMELLNLLGLSDRAQHKPSELSGGEQQRVAVARALINSPAVVFADEPSGNLDSANAKELHSLFFTLREKFNQTFVIVTHNEELANMADRKLVMRDGIIM, translated from the coding sequence GTGATTGAAGCCAAAAACATACAAAAAAGATACAATTCGTTACAAATTTTGAAGGGTGTTGATGTTACCATCAAAAAGGGCGAAATTGTATCTATTGTTGGAGCTTCTGGTGCAGGAAAAACGACTCTTTTACAAATATTAGGAACGCTTGACAAAGCGGATGCAGGGCGTATAACCATAAATAATGTAGAAGTAAATACACTTTCCGACAAGAAATTGGCAGCTTTTAGGAACAAAAACATTGGATTTATTTTTCAGTTTCATCAATTATTACCAGAATTTACTGCAATTGAAAATATTTGTATTCCGGCATACATTGGCGGTGTCTCAAAAAAAGATGCGGAACTAAAGGCAATGGAATTACTTAATTTATTAGGACTATCCGACCGAGCTCAACACAAGCCATCCGAATTGTCGGGGGGAGAGCAACAGCGAGTTGCTGTAGCGCGAGCCTTAATAAATTCTCCTGCGGTAGTTTTTGCAGATGAACCCTCCGGAAATCTAGATTCTGCCAATGCAAAAGAACTACATTCGCTCTTTTTTACCTTACGCGAAAAATTCAACCAAACGTTTGTAATTGTTACACACAACGAAGAATTGGCAAACATGGCAGATAGAAAATTAGTGATGAGAGATGGAATAATAATGTAA
- a CDS encoding cysteine desulfurase, whose translation MKVYLDNAATTPLDPHVLDAMIPFMKDYFGNPSSIHSFGRQTRTAIENARKTVAKLLHVTPAEIFFTSGGTEANNTAIKCTIADLQIKHAITSKLEHHAVLHTLEALEHSGKIKLSLVNLTPAGHIDLTHLDELLGTNERSFVSLMHANNEIGNLLPIEQVGEICKKHNAIFHCDTVQTMGHYAMDLSKINVHFVTCAAHKFHGPKGVGFLYINHAIKINPYIHGGAQERNMRGGTENLYGIIGLAKALEICFSEMQEHQQHILGLKKYMIEELEKNIPGVEFNGDAKGECLYTVLNVLLPKSDVAEMMLFNLDIAGIAASGGSACSSGSNQGSHVLRGVKSDMERPSVRFSFSKYNTKQEIDYCMEKLKEMYLVKSKVEG comes from the coding sequence ATGAAAGTATATTTAGATAATGCCGCCACAACACCACTAGATCCTCATGTTTTGGATGCAATGATTCCATTTATGAAGGATTATTTTGGGAATCCCTCATCAATTCATTCCTTTGGCAGACAAACGCGCACTGCTATTGAAAATGCCAGGAAAACAGTTGCCAAGCTACTGCATGTTACACCGGCAGAAATATTTTTTACATCAGGTGGTACAGAGGCTAATAATACTGCCATAAAGTGTACCATTGCCGATTTGCAGATTAAACATGCCATTACTAGTAAATTAGAGCATCATGCTGTATTGCACACTCTGGAAGCTTTGGAACACTCTGGAAAAATAAAATTAAGTCTTGTTAATTTAACACCTGCCGGACACATTGATTTAACTCATTTAGACGAATTGCTTGGAACAAACGAGCGCTCGTTTGTTTCCTTAATGCATGCAAATAACGAAATAGGTAACCTTCTCCCAATTGAGCAAGTTGGCGAAATTTGTAAAAAACACAACGCTATTTTCCATTGCGATACGGTACAAACAATGGGGCATTATGCAATGGATTTAAGTAAGATAAATGTGCATTTTGTTACGTGCGCAGCTCATAAATTTCACGGACCAAAGGGAGTTGGTTTTTTGTATATAAATCATGCAATTAAAATAAATCCTTACATACACGGTGGAGCACAAGAGCGCAATATGCGTGGTGGTACAGAAAATTTGTACGGTATCATTGGATTAGCCAAAGCGCTAGAAATATGTTTTAGTGAGATGCAAGAACATCAGCAACACATTTTAGGATTAAAAAAATATATGATTGAGGAGTTAGAAAAAAATATTCCGGGTGTTGAATTTAATGGAGATGCAAAAGGCGAATGTTTGTACACAGTTTTAAATGTATTGTTGCCCAAATCTGATGTTGCCGAAATGATGCTATTTAACTTAGATATTGCAGGTATTGCAGCATCAGGTGGTAGTGCCTGTTCATCTGGTAGCAATCAAGGCTCTCACGTGTTAAGAGGTGTTAAATCTGATATGGAAAGACCTTCTGTGCGTTTCTCGTTTAGCAAGTATAATACTAAACAAGAGATTGATTATTGTATGGAAAAATTAAAGGAAATGTATCTAGTAAAAAGCAAGGTGGAAGGATAA
- the smpB gene encoding SsrA-binding protein — MAENLIDIRNRKASFEYTFLDKFIAGIKLQGTEIKSIRNSQAAINDAFCSFIKDELWVINMHIAEYDKGSYANHEPKRNRKLLLNKQELKKLTNKLKDQGLTIIPLKLFINDKGFAKLEIALCKGKKLFDKRDDIKKRDTERELQRKLK, encoded by the coding sequence ATGGCTGAAAATTTAATAGATATACGAAACCGAAAGGCTTCTTTTGAATATACTTTTCTAGATAAGTTTATTGCAGGAATAAAACTGCAAGGCACGGAAATAAAATCTATTCGCAACAGTCAGGCTGCGATAAATGATGCATTTTGTTCATTTATAAAAGATGAATTATGGGTAATTAACATGCACATTGCCGAATACGACAAGGGCTCGTATGCAAATCACGAACCTAAACGAAATAGAAAATTACTACTCAATAAACAAGAGCTAAAAAAGCTTACCAACAAGCTCAAAGATCAAGGATTAACTATTATTCCGCTAAAACTTTTTATAAACGATAAAGGATTTGCCAAGCTAGAAATAGCGCTGTGCAAAGGAAAAAAGCTCTTTGATAAACGTGACGATATAAAGAAAAGGGACACTGAAAGAGAATTACAAAGAAAATTAAAATAA